The window TGAGAAGATATCTTAGCATCGGTAGATTCACTGACCCTGCTTGAAATTGAAAGCCCTGCAAAGTCGGCACCTTCTCCACCCACATTACCTGAAGAGTGCATATATGTCACCAGGTCAAATTAGTGCCTAAGAAACAAATAATCCTATGGACAAATACAGTATCTGAAATTACTGAGATGAGTGTCAACTTCACCTTCACACATAAAAGTACTGTAATCAAAAGTATGCGTGCCTTGCTCACCTGATGCATTATTCTCATCAAACACATAAAGGCCGCTTTCATCAGCAATCTTTCTCGCATCTGCATTCGCGGAAACAACATTTTCCTTCTCATTAATTGAAGGAAATGTGACGTGACTGATATTGTTCTCCGCTCTCTCTGCTTGCAGTACTTCCTCTTTGTTCGCCACAGGAACATGTGTCTCTGCCACAACTGTGCTCACAACCCTCAAATCAACAGTCATTTCTGAAATAGACTTTTCTGCCCCTAGAATGTTGTTAACAATCCTGATTTCTCCTATTTGCCTTTCCACTCCAAAATTGTTGTCAGCATTTTCGCTTTCTGATACACTTTCCCAATCTTCAGAAACAGCATTCACATCGGTCACATGTATTTTTTCTTCAGATTTTTCACTTTCTTTTGGCAATCCACCTTCCATGGTACTAGTAGGTATACCCAAGCCCTCAGCATCAGTTGATGTCTTGTCAACTGCCCTCTCTGTCTCTTCAAAATTACTTTTTGTTATCTCATCCATCTCCTCCTCACCTTGTTCAATGACTCCTGCATAGGGCTCTGAGATTGCCACTGCACCATTATCAGCACTGCCAGCATCCCTCATTTTTTCTAGCAATCCCCTTGTTTCTTTCACCAATTCTTCATCCTCCATGAAGTCATTTACTATTTCTTTTTCCTCAGGTTCTTCAATTATAATCTCCTTCTCCCCATCAATTGCATTTGACACATATATGTCCACCTCATCACTGACTACATTGTTATCTAGTAATATATCCATGGAATCCTTCCTTGATCCTGGAGTTCCAACTGAATAATGATTCTCCATTTCCATTCCATCATCAGCACTGCCTTCATCCCTAATTTTCTCTAGCAATCCCCTTGTCTCCTTCACCAATTCCTCCCCTTCCAATAAGTCGCTTACTTTTTCTTGAGCTTCACTTCCTTCCAGTCTCACACTTGTCACTTCAATTGGCGACACTCCGAACTCCTCCCCGTCCTCAATGACATTGAACACCACGAGATCCACCCCATCACTGATTGCATTCTCATCTAGCAGGACATCATCGTTGTACTCATATCTCGACCCTTCCATTCTCGCCCCATTAATCCCCTCCAAGAGAGGTTTTTCCTCCATATCCAAATACTCACCAACATCCACCTTTACATCCTCTTCCGCATCCTCAAACTCTACTTCATCCTCATTACTATTATAAGGGAGCAACTTACTCATAAACTTCTCAGAACAAGTATAACTCGCCATCACAACCCCGCAAGGAACCCAACAGGCGAACGCTATTGCAGACGTAACAACAAGCGGTGGGAGAACGAAAGGTGCAGAAGAAATGACTGCACCAGTCATCAATAGTTTCTTCCCAATCCCCCATCCCTTGTTCAGTATCCAACTCACCTTGCCAGTACTATAATCTACTTGCGGAGAGTGCTCAGAGTAGTAACTTTCTTCTTCTATCTCACACTCTTCAGTTGGGTATTCCATTCTATACATAAATAGCAAGACAATTCATTTCTAAGTTTTTTCAAAACTTTACAATCAATCTGCTTAGGAAACGAGAACAAATCATTACACTCAAGGTTATCATCTAGCAAGCTGCAAATTAATACTACCCCAGAACAGCACAATTGAAACAGAAGAAATGAAATCAAAGGAAATCTAATATCAGAGTTGCAAAAATAAAGGTAAATTTCTAAGAAAACAAACAAAGAAATCGACTAATCCTACAAGGCAACAACTGCAAATCTTACCTGAACCTGGAGAGCTAGCTAGCTACTTAGCTTGAGCCAATATCATAGTAAAATCTTGGGAGCTATCAGCAAACCAGTTCATCACCTACTCCTATCGTT of the Fragaria vesca subsp. vesca linkage group LG6, FraVesHawaii_1.0, whole genome shotgun sequence genome contains:
- the LOC101307804 gene encoding uncharacterized protein LOC101307804 isoform 2; its protein translation is MYRMEYPTEECEIEEESYYSEHSPQVDYSTGKVSWILNKGWGIGKKLLMTGAVISSAPFVLPPLVVTSAIAFACWVPCGVVMASYTCSEKFMSKLLPYNSNEDEVEFEDAEEDVKVDVGEYLDMEEKPLLEGINGARMEGSRYEYNDDVLLDENAISDGVDLVVFNVIEDGEEFGVSPIEVTSVRLEGSEAQEKVSDLLEGEELVKETRGLLEKIRDEGSADDGMEMENHYSVGTPGSRKDSMDILLDNNVVSDEVDIYVSNAIDGEKEIIIEEPEEKEIVNDFMEDEELVKETRGLLEKMRDAGSADNGAVAISEPYAGVIEQGEEEMDEITKSNFEETERAVDKTSTDAEGLGIPTSTMEGGLPKESEKSEEKIHVTDVNAVSEDWESVSESENADNNFGVERQIGEIRIVNNILGAEKSISEMTVDLRVVSTVVAETHVPVANKEEVLQAERAENNISHVTFPSINEKENVVSANADARKIADESGLYVFDENNASGNVGGEGADFAGLSISSRVSESTDAKISSQKDNIHSNGVLKNEDKIWKQIEAIQSIVGYKVTPHASYMEELKALYIFTGVEPPSSFNDPPDLAQVDNKLRFLMSIIGLK
- the LOC101307804 gene encoding uncharacterized protein LOC101307804 isoform 1, with amino-acid sequence MYRMEYPTEECEIEEESYYSEHSPQVDYSTGKVSWILNKGWGIGKKLLMTGAVISSAPFVLPPLVVTSAIAFACWVPCGVVMASYTCSEKFMSKLLPYNSNEDEVEFEDAEEDVKVDVGEYLDMEEKPLLEGINGARMEGSRYEYNDDVLLDENAISDGVDLVVFNVIEDGEEFGVSPIEVTSVRLEGSEAQEKVSDLLEGEELVKETRGLLEKIRDEGSADDGMEMENHYSVGTPGSRKDSMDILLDNNVVSDEVDIYVSNAIDGEKEIIIEEPEEKEIVNDFMEDEELVKETRGLLEKMRDAGSADNGAVAISEPYAGVIEQGEEEMDEITKSNFEETERAVDKTSTDAEGLGIPTSTMEGGLPKESEKSEEKIHVTDVNAVSEDWESVSESENADNNFGVERQIGEIRIVNNILGAEKSISEMTVDLRVVSTVVAETHVPVANKEEVLQAERAENNISHVTFPSINEKENVVSANADARKIADESGLYVFDENNASGEQGNVGGEGADFAGLSISSRVSESTDAKISSQKDNIHSNGVLKNEDKIWKQIEAIQSIVGYKVTPHASYMEELKALYIFTGVEPPSSFNDPPDLAQVDNKLRFLMSIIGLK